Part of the Geobacter pickeringii genome, TTCGCCATAACGGCGGTTCATCCCCGCATCTGCGGGGAACACTTTCTGGCGCGGTCAAGGACCGCTTGGAGATTCGGTTCATCCCCGCATCTGCGGGGAACACCTGTGGAGATTTGGGGAACATATGGCTGACTGCGGTTCATCCCCGCATCTGCGGGGAACACGTCTGCCAAGATGGGCGCCATCCGGTCCCACTCGGTTCATCCCCGCATCTGCGGGGAACACATGATGGTCGAGCGCGAAACCGAGTTCTGGGACGGTTCATCCCCGCATCTGCGGGGAACACACGTCGAGAAACCCGCGCTTGTTCCGGTCGGCCGGTTCATCCCCGCATCTGCGGGGAACACACTTCTTCTACCACTTTGAAATTACATTTAATTTTCAAAGAGCTCAAAGCTACCAACTTTTTTCACTTGCCACATCATGGTTCAGCAACCTGCTTTTCGGCATTCTCCGGCAGGAAAGAAACCAACTTCACTCCGTCCAACTCAAACGGAATCCTCCGATTGGCACCAAGGGTCAGGAAATCAAACCCTGATTCCGTATTGGTGCTCCAAGCCATTACGGCGTTACCTTCTTCGATTCCCTGCTCGACAGTATTCCAGATCATTTCTCTTACCCGACGCGAAACCTTGCCCACGTAAACTCCTGCCCGCACTTCGAGAAGCCACAGGGCCAATCGGCCCCGTAGCCGGGGCGGTGCATTCTCAACCACGATGACCAGCATCGCCGATCCCCTCCTTGTTCGGGATTGCCGGTTCCACCGATTCGGGTGGCGGCTTCGGCACTTCCAGCTCCCCTGCCGCCAGAACTTGCTCGATGGTGGGGATGATCCGGTGCAGAATCTTCGACTGACGGAAGGCATCCCGACAGGCGAGCCGCACCTCCCGCTCCGGGTTGCGGGGCTTCTTGGCGGCGACCCGGAAGGCTACCGGCACAACTGTTTCAAACTTGAAGATGTCGGCAATGTCGTAGACGAACGACTGGGGCTTTCCGGTGTGGATAAAACCGACCGCCGGGGCATAACCAGCCGCCAAAATTGCCGCCTCGCAGATGCCATAGATACAGGCCGTGGCCGAGGAGAGACAACGGTTCGGGATATCGCCGCTCTCCCATTCGGTATGATCGTAGTTGCGGCTTTTCCACGGTACGCCGTGCTGACGGGCCAGAAGCTCGTACATCTTCCGTACCCGAACCCCTTCGATACCGCGCAACTGTTCCACACTGCGCCGCTCGGGGGGCTCCTCCTTGAAGCGCAGGGCATACATCTTTCGGACAACCTTGAGCCGGGCCGAATCGTCAAGGGCCAGCTTCGCTTGATAGAGAAGCCGGTCGGCCCTGGCCCCACCGGGCTGCCCCGACGCGTAAAGCCTGACGCCGGCCTCACCGATCCAGACAAGGAGACACCCCACCCGGGAGGCAAGGGTCACCGCAGCATGGGAAACCCTCGTTCCGGGCTCCAGCATGAGGCAGGCAACACCTCCCACCGGAATGTGGGTACGGACGCCGTTCTTGTCCACCAGCACGAAAGCGCCGTCAAGCACGTCCAGATTCCCGCGCTCCACGAACAGAACCGAGAGGCGGTCTTTCATGGGTATCGGCTTCAGAGGGGGGAGTATCGGCTGCATACTATGCTCCTATCCATTTTGATAACATGACCAGCGTACCTTCAAGGCATCCTTGACAAGACTACAGGTATGACATATCGTCATACTCATGGAGGTGCACCATGGCAAAAGCAAAACTCGCCGTTACCCTTGACGAAGCCACCCTGTCCGAAGTGGACCGTCTGGTGGCCCGCCACGTTTTCCCCAACCGCAGCCGGCTCATTGAGGAAGCGGTCAAGGAAAAACTCGCCCGGCGGACCCACAGCCGCCTCGCGCGGGAATGTGCCCTGCTCGATCCCGCCTTTGAAAAGGCCTTGTCCGAGGAAGGGATGGGAGAGGAGTTGAACGAATGGCCCGAATACTGAGGGGCGATATTCGCTGGGCCGATCTCAACCCCGTGCGCGGCAGTGAACAGGGGGGCTTGCGCCCTGTCCTCATCCTGAGCCACGATGTCTTCAACGCCCGTTCCGGCACCGTTATCGCCGTGGCCATAACGAGCCAGCCGCAGCGAGCCGGATTTCCCCTCACCCTCGAACTCTCCTCCCCCTCCCTCCCCAAGCAGTCCTGGGTCAAGATCAGCCAGATCCGCACCCTCTCCGTCGAACGCATCGGCAAGAAAATCGCCGAGGCGAGCCATGAAGAGGTGGCGCAGGTGGTTGAGGGGTTGAATGAGATTTTGGGGTGATTCAGGCCCTCGCCCAGATTGCTTACCCACCTTAGAAAAGGGGGGTGGCAATTTGCTCCACCGTCTATCCACTGATTCATGAGTTCACGAATAGCTCACGCCTTCCAGACAAACATCAAGCATTCTCCCCCGCTTGCCACGTCTTTATCCGCCTCGGCGAAAACAGACGCCGATCGGAAGCAAACGACACCGGAACGTCGGGAAGGCTATCCCGACCATTGGCGAAGTCATCCGCTTCTTCCTGACGGGTGAAAGATTCAAGTGGCCTTGTCCCGATAAGGAGGCTCAACGCTTCGTTCCGATCATGCCTCAAACCGGCCAACACCGGCGCTGTTGGAATACAGGTCTTGCGCCCGAGCCAGACTCCCCAGACAGGATTTTCCAACGCATCGGACACCTGTTTGAGTAGCGTTTCTTCGCCTTCGAGCAGAACGCCAAAAGTCGCATCTGCCAAGTACTGACGATGGGTGATGTGGCAGTCCTTGATTTTACCTTCAGCAGTCCTTGTGTTCTGCACCGTGTGGTAGTCTTGCAACCGCCTCACCGGTAACTCCCTCTTCATGCCATTTCGTGGGATGGCGATTGCGGTCATGCGGACGCTTCCGAACGCGGCAAGGAACTCTTGTTCGCTCGTACTTCCGCGGGAATAGCCGAGCGCCGCACAACACATGCCGGCAACGGCGCTCCTGGTCGGCATAAGCCCCGTGTTACGGCGGTTGTATTGGCTGTCGAATCCCCATGACTGGAGCGGCCCTTCCAGCCGCAGAGCCAGATATGATCTGTCAGATGACATGGGCCACCATCCCGGAAACGAAGGTTTTCATGTTTACGCCAGGAATCGACTGTTCAAAGACAGCCTCAACGCCCCAGGTTTCTTTCAACTTCGCATACTCCGCTTCCAGCAATTCGACCGACTTGGCCCCATAGCCCTGCGAAGGGCGTACCGGCGCTTCAAATGCATTCACCAGTTGGATCGGATGTCCGTTTTCGCGGACAACGCCGAGCACATAAAGCGGCAGGGTGTTGCCGTTCATGGTGTTCTTGCGTGCTCCTGGGATGGCTTTGATTGTTGCCTCGACAAAGGTGCCCACCACGCCCTGGCGCTCTTCCCTGCTCAGGCAACCTAGATGGTCAGCATCGGCAAGCATGTCCAAGTTGAGGGCAGCGAAACGGTAATAGGTGGCAGAGTTGAACTCAAGAGTACTTGTCATCCCGGCACCCGCCTCCTCTTTAGGCTGGAGATCGTCTACGGCGGAGAAGAAGTCGATTTCATTATCGACCTTATGGGTTGAGAGAGCATGGGAAAACATGGATGCGGCCTCAACCGTCAGTGAATGATCGTTTGCAACCATGCGGCCGAAAATGGAAATATCGGCGGCATCCTTCAGGGATTTGGCATCAACAGCCTTGAGTGCCTTTTTGGCATCCTTCGTCTCAGCGTATGTCCTGGCAAGAGTTTCCAACTCAAGCGGCGACATGAAATAGAGCGTGGTGGACTTCACCTTGTCCTTTGATTTGGCATCGAGCTTCACCAGCTCATCTACAATCTTCCGTGCACCTTCGTCAGCATCGGTGGCAGAAATTCCGACACCCAGCATTGCCTTGACAAGAGGCTCATACATCAGGCGGGTGCGTTCTCCCTTGAACTGAGCCGGCGCCAGCTCCTTCGCCATTTCCCGAATCGCCCGTTTCCAGGACTGGCTTGACACCCGCGCCCGCTGGACGCCGCCGAAAACAGCGGTCTTGGGCGAATTGAGGTCGTCACGGTTGAGACAGGCAACGGGGACAGATTGAATGATGTGCAGTTCCAGGTGTTTCATGGGTAGGCTCTCCTATTGTGTATTGGTATTTGATTACAGGTTGACTGGCGCGAGCAGCAGTAGGCCGAAGCCGAATCCCTTGGCGCTGCCGATACCCGACCGATAGGTTTCGACAAAATGCTCCCGATCGGTCACTTCCAACGTCCCACGAAACTGCACACCCCCGTGGTACGCACTCTGCCCCTTTTTGCGGAAATGGTTTTCCACCATCGGACTGATTTCGAGAGGCCTGTCTTCGACGATACGGAACCCGCCGGGGATTTCCTTTCCAGTCTCTTGATCCCGGCACCGGGCCTCTCCCTTACGAACAAGCCAGGCCCTCAATTCGTCCGGATTGACCAAGGGCACCCGCTTCCCGGATTTCCGCTTTCCATTGGCCTTGAGCAGGGGTTGGCCGTTGGGATCCCTCTGCACCAGCGCTTTCACGGGATTTGCCCGCACGTCGAAGACGTAATGCCGGTGCGCCAGGAAAGAAGGTGATATCTCCTTGAGAGCAAACGCTTCCTGCGGGCACCAGCGCGGACAAACCGGCTTTGTGCCGGACATGCCCCATACCATGAAGGCACCCTCCAACGGATCGATTCGGGTTAGGAAATCCCGCTGTGCATCGGGCATTTCCGGGAAGCAGTCCCAAATTTTCTTGTGCCAGGCATAACTGTCG contains:
- the cas2e gene encoding type I-E CRISPR-associated endoribonuclease Cas2e, with product MLVIVVENAPPRLRGRLALWLLEVRAGVYVGKVSRRVREMIWNTVEQGIEEGNAVMAWSTNTESGFDFLTLGANRRIPFELDGVKLVSFLPENAEKQVAEP
- the cas1e gene encoding type I-E CRISPR-associated endonuclease Cas1e — encoded protein: MQPILPPLKPIPMKDRLSVLFVERGNLDVLDGAFVLVDKNGVRTHIPVGGVACLMLEPGTRVSHAAVTLASRVGCLLVWIGEAGVRLYASGQPGGARADRLLYQAKLALDDSARLKVVRKMYALRFKEEPPERRSVEQLRGIEGVRVRKMYELLARQHGVPWKSRNYDHTEWESGDIPNRCLSSATACIYGICEAAILAAGYAPAVGFIHTGKPQSFVYDIADIFKFETVVPVAFRVAAKKPRNPEREVRLACRDAFRQSKILHRIIPTIEQVLAAGELEVPKPPPESVEPAIPNKEGIGDAGHRG
- a CDS encoding CopG family ribbon-helix-helix protein, which encodes MAKAKLAVTLDEATLSEVDRLVARHVFPNRSRLIEEAVKEKLARRTHSRLARECALLDPAFEKALSEEGMGEELNEWPEY
- a CDS encoding type II toxin-antitoxin system PemK/MazF family toxin — protein: MARILRGDIRWADLNPVRGSEQGGLRPVLILSHDVFNARSGTVIAVAITSQPQRAGFPLTLELSSPSLPKQSWVKISQIRTLSVERIGKKIAEASHEEVAQVVEGLNEILG
- the cas5e gene encoding type I-E CRISPR-associated protein Cas5/CasD, whose product is MSSDRSYLALRLEGPLQSWGFDSQYNRRNTGLMPTRSAVAGMCCAALGYSRGSTSEQEFLAAFGSVRMTAIAIPRNGMKRELPVRRLQDYHTVQNTRTAEGKIKDCHITHRQYLADATFGVLLEGEETLLKQVSDALENPVWGVWLGRKTCIPTAPVLAGLRHDRNEALSLLIGTRPLESFTRQEEADDFANGRDSLPDVPVSFASDRRLFSPRRIKTWQAGENA
- the cas7e gene encoding type I-E CRISPR-associated protein Cas7/Cse4/CasC, with amino-acid sequence MKHLELHIIQSVPVACLNRDDLNSPKTAVFGGVQRARVSSQSWKRAIREMAKELAPAQFKGERTRLMYEPLVKAMLGVGISATDADEGARKIVDELVKLDAKSKDKVKSTTLYFMSPLELETLARTYAETKDAKKALKAVDAKSLKDAADISIFGRMVANDHSLTVEAASMFSHALSTHKVDNEIDFFSAVDDLQPKEEAGAGMTSTLEFNSATYYRFAALNLDMLADADHLGCLSREERQGVVGTFVEATIKAIPGARKNTMNGNTLPLYVLGVVRENGHPIQLVNAFEAPVRPSQGYGAKSVELLEAEYAKLKETWGVEAVFEQSIPGVNMKTFVSGMVAHVI
- the cas6e gene encoding type I-E CRISPR-associated protein Cas6/Cse3/CasE, producing MNWLVRMEIDAEIARAEGICDSYAWHKKIWDCFPEMPDAQRDFLTRIDPLEGAFMVWGMSGTKPVCPRWCPQEAFALKEISPSFLAHRHYVFDVRANPVKALVQRDPNGQPLLKANGKRKSGKRVPLVNPDELRAWLVRKGEARCRDQETGKEIPGGFRIVEDRPLEISPMVENHFRKKGQSAYHGGVQFRGTLEVTDREHFVETYRSGIGSAKGFGFGLLLLAPVNL